The following are encoded together in the Triticum dicoccoides isolate Atlit2015 ecotype Zavitan chromosome 6B, WEW_v2.0, whole genome shotgun sequence genome:
- the LOC119323202 gene encoding uncharacterized protein LOC119323202 encodes MAGGDQPALRQVLMVAKACFIFGLLAAVIGLVAATSNPGDFQFHAQSQIGHAAAATEAEALRLRTKALTLVLLRVAQAMTAAAAVVALAGGSLTFLGRCIVASGLIVAATNTYLLCRVVYMLAVVAGGPSAGGQVLDVWTHISIAASFFSFFCASLTAILCA; translated from the exons ATGGCTGGTGGCGATCAACCTGCGCTGAGGCAGGTGCTCATGGTGGCcaaggcttgcttcatcttcggcTTGTTGGCGGCCGTGATCGGGCTCGTTGCCGCCaccagcaacccgggagacttccaGTTCCACGCCCAG TCGCAGATCGGGCACGCGGCCGCGGCCACGGAGGCGGAGGCGCTACGCCTGCGCACGAAGGCGCTCACCCTGGTGCTCCTCAGAGTGGCTCAGGCGATGACCGCCGCGGCGGCTGTCGTGGCCCTGGCGGGGGGCTCCCTCACATTTCTGGGCCGTTGCATCGTCGCCAGCGGGCTCATCGTCGCCGCCACCAATACCTACCTTCTCTGCAGAGTCGTCTACATGCTGGCAGTCGTCGCCGGCGGGCCAAGCGCCGGCGGGCAGGTCCTCGACGTCTGGACCCATATCTCCATCGccgcctccttcttctccttcttctgcgCCAGCCTCACTGCCATCCTCTGCGCCTAA